ATCGGCGGCAATTACAATCACAACCACGTCCGTTAAGCGGGCACCATGTTCGCGCAAAGCAGCAAAAGCTTCGTGACCTGGAGTGTCTAAGAAGGTTATAAGTCGACCATTGTGGTCAATTTGATAGGCACTGAGGTGTTGTGTGATGCCGCCGGCTTCGCCTTTGGCGATCTCGGCGCCACGGATAGCGTCTAGCAAACTGGTTTTGCCGTGATCAACATGACCCATCATGGCAACCACCGGTGGACGAGTTTCGGCGCTTTCGCTGGCTTCTCGCTTAGGCCGGGGGGCGGCTGGGGCCTGTTCTTTTTTGTCTAGCTCAACATCAAGGCCCAGCTCGCCGACTACAATCTGAGCTGTGTCAAAATCGATCTTTTCGTTAACGGTAGCCATGACCCCGTTCTTGAAAAGCTCGGCAATTAGCTGGCTGACTGGTAGAGCCAGTAGCTCGGCCAGTTCGCCAACGGTGATACTTTCGTCAAGTTCGATGACTCGAGCCACTGTGCTCCTCCTTTACGCATCTTTATTTAATATCTTTTAGACTTAAGGCAATCTTACGATTGTCGGTGTCTATATCTAGAACTTTGAACTGTTTCTTCTCGTTCAGCTTGAAGATTTCTTCTGGATCAATGCTTTCGTCGTCGCTCATTTCAGAGACGTGTACCAAAGCCTCGACACTTGGACTCAGCTGAACAAAGGCGCCAAACGGGGTAATACGAGTGATTTTACCCTCGACTAGCTCACCTTTTTTGAACTTTTTAACCTCGCTTAGCCATGGATCGTCGCTCATCTGCTTGATAGATAAGCTCAAGCGGTCTTTGTCGATGGCGATAATTTTAGCCTGAACACGGTCGCCGACTTTAACGTACTTGCGTGGGTCTTCGACGCGCTCCCAAGAAATTTCGCTAATGTGCACCAGGCCTTCGATACCGTCCACGTTAACAAAAGCGCCGAAATCGATTACACCAGTTACTACGCCTTCAACAATATCGCCAACCTTCAACTTCTCTAGTCGACCCTGCATGTCGTCACGCACGGCTTCTTTTTCGGAAAAGATCAGCTTGTTGTCTTTGCGGCTAACATCCAGGATGCGGACGCGCAAAGTTTGGCCAGTCAAAGTATTAAGCTTAGTCAAGATTTCGTCTTTGTCGCTATCTGATACGCGTGGGTAGTGCTCGGCAGCCAACTGGCTAACCGGCAAAAAGCCCCGAATGCCCTCAAGCTCTATGAGTAAACCGCCGCGGTTGGCGTCATATGGACTAACCTCAACGATTTCTTGAGCTTCAAAAACTCTCTGTAGCTCATTCCAGCCACGATCTTTGACAGCCCGCTTCATAGATAGAAGAGCGTAGCCTTCGTCTAATTCGGGATCTACTACACTAGCCGTAATTTGATCACCTTCCTTTAGGTCTTGGTGACCCACTTCACGGCGGAAAATCACGCCGATACCGTTCGCCCCCAGGTCTACCCAGACTTCGTGCTTGCGCACAGATGTGACGGTGCCTTCAACCATATCGCCGGTTTTGATTTTTGCCGGGCTGGAAGCAAGCAACTCGTCCATAGTTAAGTTATTTTTTGCCACTAGTTATCGTTCCTCCTTGAAAAGTATTTCTACGCGGGCAAAGGTAGCACCTATAAGCTCTAGTGAAGCTTTGTTTCAAAGCGCCCCAAAGAAGCCCTAATAGATTAACACCATTGTACGGTAGAGCCAGGTTATTGTAAAGGTGATAACACCTTGGTATCGCACAAGCTGATGTATACTAAGCTCATGTACTTAGCGGTGGATATTGGGGGAAGTAAAACGCTGCTAGCGGTCTTTGATAAGCATGGCCAAATTATTAAAGAACAAAAGTTTCCCACCCCCAAGGACTACCAAGAGTTCTTGGCAACCTTGATATCTGCTGCTACTGCCCTCAAGCCAGACCCCGGTTTTGCCGCTATAGCCGTCGCGGCACCCGGTAAAATTGATCGCAAGTCCGGCGTAGCTCTCGATTTTGGCAATCTGCCCTGGCATGATGTAAATCTTAAAACAGATCTGGAACCGGTTGCCGGCTATGCCCCAGTTTTTATTGAAAACGATGCGAATTTGGCCGGCCTAAGCGAAGCACTCTTAGTGCACAACCAGTATAAGAAAGTGCTTTATTTAACTGTTAGCACTGGAATTGGCGATGGAATTATCATAAACGGTATAATTGATCCTGATTTCGCCGACAGTGAACCCGGCCAAATGGTTCTAGAACACAAAGGGAGCTTGCAGAAGTGGGAAGATTTCGCCTCGGGCAGAGCCCTTAAAGAAAAGTATGGTAAAAAGGCCAGCGAAATCGACGACCCCGCTATTTGGAAAGAGTTCGTGAAGGGTCTCGCTCAAGGAATTGGCGAGTTAGTTGCTACATTAATGCCGGAGGTTATCATCGTAGGCGGTGGCGTCGGCGCCCACTTTGATAAATTTGGTAGTTTTTTGGCCGACGAACTAAAACTGTATGAAAATAATATGGTTAAAATCCCACCGATTATTGAAGCCCAAAGGCCGGAGGAAGCGGTAGTTTACGGTTGCTATGACCTCATTAAACAGCATTTATAAACCTTCTCGGGAAGAGCAGCCCGAGCCAATGTCGCATCATTTGCCCGGCGCGATGAGAAACCCTGAAGGGGTGTCTTATGAGGCGATAGCCGCATGACCGCATTAAACAACACCAAAACTAAAGACTTTGTCGATGCTTTAGCAATCGACTATCCTCACTTTTCTTTTAAAACTGGCCATCAGGATCATTGGTCGCCGCGCACTAAGACCATTTTTTATAATCCAAACCGTCCGTTAGGGGAGCTAAAGTGTAGCCTACTGCACGAGCTGGCGCATGGCGTACTGAATCACAAAGATTACTCAACCGACTTTGAGTTATTGAAACTAGAGGCCGAAGCCTGGGAGCTAGCCTCTGAGATTGGTAAAAAATACAACGTAGATATCAGCGATGATCATATTCAAGATTGTTTGGATACTTACCGCGACTGGCTGCATCATCGAAGTACCTGCCCTGCTTGCGGCATGCACGTTCTACAAAAGGACGCTATTAGTTATAGGTGTTTTAATTGCCACACTCAGTGGACCGTGACAAATGAGCGTTTTGTGCGGGCCTATCGTCGGTCTTTCAACAAAAAGAAGTCCGCTTAAAAGCGGACTTCTTTTTCTAAATTAACCTAAATTAGGCTTTTTTGGTGCTGGTGCGGCGAGAAATACGACCGCCACGGCGACCAGCTTCGCGAGCTAGATCACGGTTAGCGGCAAAACCACCGGTGTGGCCTAATTGACCGCCAACTTTACCAATGCGGGCGTAAAAATCTTTACCGTACTTAGCTTTGTTGGTGGCGGCAGCTTTCTGACCGCCTGCTTTAGTTCCTGGCATATCTCAAAACTCCTCTCGCCCCTTACCTTTTCTACGGTGGAGCAGTCTGCAATCAGATTGCGGAATCTCCACGAAAAGGTGCGGGGTACGTTCTTCTTATGTTTACTAATTGTCTCAAGAGAAATAAAAAAGGTCTGTGAAAAGACCCTCATTTAGCTCTCCCGAACTATGCTTATGTTAACACTTTAACATGCTTAAGTCAACCCTGTCAGGAATTAAGAAGCATCTAATCAATTCTTTAAATAACTCTTACCGCGACCTGATTTAAGTTATTTCTCCCTTTTCATCGCTGCTTCTTTAGAAAGACAGGCTTCAAAATAAATCAGATCAAACGGCCCACGTGTAAAGTAAAACGTCTTTAGGCTATATTAGCACTCACCAGATTTCCTGCGGGGTCAATAGTGCCCTACTGTACCCTGATAGGTGTTACCCACATTCCGCGGTTTTTGAACCCAACCGTAGTGTTGGTACCTAAGTAGCGTATCTTTAAGACACTACCGGAACTTAAACCTGTAAATACATAGGGGTTAATTTCCATGTGACTGCTAATACTACTATTAAGAACATAGGCATTAGTATCATCTTCAATGGTTGGGCTCGTGTCTCCTATTGAGACCCCCATAGCGGCTGCCGAAGCGTTGTTAGCAGTATTGGTAGCATTGGCGCCAGCAGTGACCGCATAGTCGCCGGCTAGGGGTATAGTTATGGAGTTAGCCGTAGACAGATTTACCCATGACCCCGTGGATCCAACTTGCTCGTTGGTACTCACGAATACATACAGTGGCGAGCCACCTAGGAATTCCCAGTAGCCCGACGTGCTGTTGTAGCGCAGATGCCACACCACTCCATGAGATGGGTCAGCATCGTAGTATATTTCCTGACCGTTAACCGGACTGCCCGGCAAACTTGTGGCGTACATGCCCCCGTCAGTAATCAGATAACCACCGACGGCTACATTCCCAGATACACTCAAACCCCCACCGATAGTAATGCTCATGCCTGAAGTATCGGCCGTAAATAGAGGCGTGTTACCCGCATTTTGAATTTGTAAGGCAGTTGGAGAGTCGCTGGAGTTCTGGAATAGAGCGTCGCCATTACTGTCGAGTCCGAAGTTGACCTTATAGTCTGTCGTGTTCTGAATTTCGAAGGTGTTAGTTTGGACCTGAATGTTACCGGCATAGTTGCCAACGATTAACGCACCAGAAGCATTAAAGATAGCTTCATTGCTCGCACCGCCATCGAAGGTCAGTCTAGCGCTGCTATCAATATTAACTAGCATGCTAGTTGTGTCCCCTGTAAATAAGGCCCCGCCGGTGCTGTTTTGGATCTGGAAAGCCGTCTGAGAATCATTTACTGGCTTAATAATGGTCGAGCCGAGAGCTCCTATGTTTATATTTCCGGCGCCAGCTTGAAGCATAAGGCTCGATGAGCCGCTAGCAGAACCAATACTAACACTCTCGTTAGTGCCTGTGGGAATTACCGCACCGCCGCCAAAATCGTCTATACGGTCATTCTGGCTCACGGCTGAAATACCTATCGTACCCACGCCGACCACTGAACTATCTGTAGCTTGAGCCGCCTGAACCCAGCCGCTACCAGTATCTATATAGGCAGTGATTGTAGAACCTACAACGCTGATGCCCATGCGGTTTCCAGCAATCTGTGTAGCTGCCGTGCCAGTGGCAAGAACGGTAGTCGTACCATTAACTGTCTTTAATATTCCTAAGAATGAGCCGCTCTCCCAGTCCAAGCTATAACCACTGAAGTTGGACGTGTTAGGGTTTTTAATGCGGGCCCAGACAAGATATTCATTAGGAACCTCAATTGTAAAGTAGGCTTCGGTATTAGCTGCCGAAATGTTGGTGCGGTAATTATCGGTACCTGAGCCAAAATGATTGTCTAAAGCCTGGTTACTGTTAACTTGCCAGGTGTTGCTAGCCGACGGATCGATGGGTCCAGCCCAGTTAGCGCCCAAGCTAGCGTTGTTGGTTCGATTGAAATTATCTATCACGCCGTTTTGCGGGAAAACGTAGGCAGTACCGAGACCACCGTCACCAATATGAACAGAGTGAGCTGTATTAGCACCACCGACGTTTATAGTAAGAGCATCAGTGCTAACCGCGGAGTTAGCCGTATCAACATTAAATAGCTGATTGCCGCTACTATCCTGTACTTGGAAGGCAGTGGTTGAATTTATGGTGTTAGCAAACAAGGCTGAACCCTCCACTGTTAACTGACCGCTGGTGTCAATGGCCGGAGCACTCCCTGTCGCGGTTAGGCCAGTGTCATTAAATGATGTAGCGGTGGCGTAGCCTATATAACCAGTCGTAGATGGATTACCGTTTGTTGATTTGCGATAAATCTTGTATCCGGCGGCGCCGCTCACAGGCGTCCAACTTATAGTGTTGTAGTTTGTTCCGCTCAGAGTAGTGAAACCTGACGTAGTAGTGCCCAAAGCTGACGACGCGGTCTCACCACCATTCGCGTTGATAGCAGTTATTACATATCCGTAGGTCTTCGTACTAATTGATCC
This window of the Candidatus Saccharimonadales bacterium genome carries:
- a CDS encoding ROK family protein, with the translated sequence MYLAVDIGGSKTLLAVFDKHGQIIKEQKFPTPKDYQEFLATLISAATALKPDPGFAAIAVAAPGKIDRKSGVALDFGNLPWHDVNLKTDLEPVAGYAPVFIENDANLAGLSEALLVHNQYKKVLYLTVSTGIGDGIIINGIIDPDFADSEPGQMVLEHKGSLQKWEDFASGRALKEKYGKKASEIDDPAIWKEFVKGLAQGIGELVATLMPEVIIVGGGVGAHFDKFGSFLADELKLYENNMVKIPPIIEAQRPEEAVVYGCYDLIKQHL
- a CDS encoding S1 RNA-binding domain-containing protein — its product is MAKNNLTMDELLASSPAKIKTGDMVEGTVTSVRKHEVWVDLGANGIGVIFRREVGHQDLKEGDQITASVVDPELDEGYALLSMKRAVKDRGWNELQRVFEAQEIVEVSPYDANRGGLLIELEGIRGFLPVSQLAAEHYPRVSDSDKDEILTKLNTLTGQTLRVRILDVSRKDNKLIFSEKEAVRDDMQGRLEKLKVGDIVEGVVTGVIDFGAFVNVDGIEGLVHISEISWERVEDPRKYVKVGDRVQAKIIAIDKDRLSLSIKQMSDDPWLSEVKKFKKGELVEGKITRITPFGAFVQLSPSVEALVHVSEMSDDESIDPEEIFKLNEKKQFKVLDIDTDNRKIALSLKDIK
- a CDS encoding KGG domain-containing protein, coding for MPGTKAGGQKAAATNKAKYGKDFYARIGKVGGQLGHTGGFAANRDLAREAGRRGGRISRRTSTKKA
- a CDS encoding ImmA/IrrE family metallo-endopeptidase, which translates into the protein MTALNNTKTKDFVDALAIDYPHFSFKTGHQDHWSPRTKTIFYNPNRPLGELKCSLLHELAHGVLNHKDYSTDFELLKLEAEAWELASEIGKKYNVDISDDHIQDCLDTYRDWLHHRSTCPACGMHVLQKDAISYRCFNCHTQWTVTNERFVRAYRRSFNKKKSA